In the Hordeum vulgare subsp. vulgare chromosome 7H, MorexV3_pseudomolecules_assembly, whole genome shotgun sequence genome, one interval contains:
- the LOC123412476 gene encoding U-box domain-containing protein 6-like, with amino-acid sequence MENNNDGMFGTPQHNSHPKVHRLMCSELKMMLDKVTSILPSIEEAQPGCKAGIDELCNLYSIVDKGKLIIQNCIECSSLYLAITGEATAMRCERIRNSMRRSLFLIQNMVPSMLADQVADVHDDLRNMKFLVDPAEEEAGKAVLKMLRRSDATEELEMHTFLLACSKLNLTSQKSMLIERRAIKKLLDKINGNDPKKEGILSFFLYLVRKYGKNSKSESDAKDGTANETTCTNVISSDSSTRSKGIPVVNSGTGRYDEHNNLSGLVTPPPELCCPISMKLMHDPVIIASGQTFERENIERWLSKGYDTCPRTKVKLENFTITPNTCMQAVIYNWCKEQKLECTYLPEQFHNYSLSSLHDISAPLIADKNFNYKFEHSGSSVALSGASYLSSPVRETDVPKTSFTQFYSSVNCQLYLSFCNFDKQMFLNLFQELSELPVELQRQAVKDLKTVLNSENEVWQSMISNGFVEAFHEFLKNDNLRSTLQAQKTGIYFFLTFLCNSRTRMLSITVDAVRLIVSLLDSELKLEALLILYELLHHPICWESPLMASVVAPSVIGDLNSGDNECLQLALKMICELSSSNDVISLLISPGIIAKLSTLLSEVSLTEYCLKILRNLCEVKQAADLIIRSEHCIGSISDHLDIGSRSEQEHASVILHTVCSRSTEVDRFLVMKEGVIPALVDLSVYGTEVAKTSSIKLLQILGRSGAAHAVDGVECSPNGSICKQPISKSARYISRKLSIFSKPRSRNLL; translated from the exons ATGGAGAATAATAATGATGGAATGTTTGGTACACCTCAGCATAACTCACATCCTAAG GTTCACCGCTTGATGTGCAGTGAGTTGAAAATGATGTTGGATAAAGTTACTTCTATTCTTCCATCAATAGAAGAGGCTCAACCAGGATGTAAAGCGGGCATAGATGAACTATGCAATCTATACAGCATAGTTGACAAAGGGAAACTTATAATCCAGAACTGCATTGAGTGTAGTAGTCTTTATTTG GCTATTACAGGAGAAGCGACAGCAATGCGATGCGAAAGGATTAGAAACTCGATGAGGCGGAGTTTGTTCCTGATTCAGAATATGGTCCCGTCCATGTTGGCTGATCAG GTTGCTGATGTACATGATGATCTCCGAAATATGAAattccttgttgatccagcagaaGAAGAAGCTGGCAAAGCGGTCTTGAAGATGCTTCGACGTTCGGATGCAACCGAAGAACTTGAAATGCATACGTTCCTTCTAGCATGTTCAAAGTTAAATCTGACATCACAGAAATCTATGTTAATCGAAAGACGGGCAATCAAGAaattactagataagatcaatggTAACGATCCCAAAAAGGAAGGTATCCTCAGTTTTTTCCTGTATCTAGTCAGGAAGTACGGAAAGAATAGCAAGTCTGAGTCAGATGCAAAGGATGGAACTGCGAATGAAACTACATGCACAAATGTAATTTCTAGTGACAGCAGTACACGCAGCAAAGGCATTCCAGTTGTGAACTCTGGGACTGGGAGATATGATGAACACAATAATTTGTCAGGGCTTGTTACACCACCTCCAGAGCTCTGCTGCCCAATATCTATGAAGCTGATGCATGATCCTGTCATAATAGCCTCTGGACAAACTTTTGAAAGAGAAAATATCGAGAGATGGCTCAGTAAAGGATATGATACTTGTCCTAGGACAAAAGTAAAGTTAGAAAACTTTACGATAACCCCAAATACTTGTATGCAAGCTGTTATTTACAACTGGTGCAAAGAACAGAAGCTTGAATGCACTTATTTGCCCGAGCAATTTCATAATTACTCCCTATCAAGTTTGCACGATATCTCGGCGCCCCTGATTGCTGACAAAAACTTCAATTACAAGTTTGAGCATAGCGGTTCATCAGTTGCATTATCTGGTGCTAGTTACTTATCATCCCCAGTCAGGGAAACGGATGTGCCAAAGACTAGTTTTACCCAGTTTTATTCAAGTGTAAATTGCCAGTTGTATCTGTCCTTCTGCAACTTCGATAAGCAAATGTTtctgaatttgtttcaagaactcTCAGAGCTTCCAGTGGAACTGCAAAGACAGGCTGTCAAAGACTTAAAAACTGTCCTGAATAGTGAAAATGAGGTTTGGCAGTCCATGATCTCCAATGGCTTTGTAGAAGCATTCCATGAATTTCTTAAGAATGACAATCTCAGAAGCACATTACAAGCTCAGAAAACTGGAATTTATTTTTTCCTTACGTTTCTTTGCAATagcag GACTAGAATGTTATCTATCACTGTAGATGCAGTGCGGCTGATTGTATCGCTCCTTGATTCCGAGTTAAAGCTGGAAGCTCTGCTGATACTTTATGAACTGCTGCATCATCCAATTTGTTGGGAATCTCCTCTCATGGCCTCGGTTGTGGCTCCGTCTGTgattggagatttgaattctggagACAATGAGTGCTTGCAGCTCGCTTTAAAGATGATCTGTGAGCTTTCATCCAGTAATGATGTAATATCCTTACTTATTTCTCCAGGCATAATCGCCAAGCTGTCTACATTGCTCAGTGAAGTGAGCTTGACGGAGTATTGCCTGAAGATTCTGCGGAACTTATGTGAAGTGAAACAAGCTGCTGATCTTATCATCAGATCAGAGCATTGCATCGGTTCCATTTCAGATCATCTAGACATAGGAAGCCGCAGTGAGCAGGAGCATGCATCTGTTATCCTTCATACAGTATGTTCCCGCAGCACCGAGGTGGATCGTTTtcttgtgatgaaggaaggtgtCATCCCTGCACTTGTTGATCTGTCTGTTTATGGGACTGAGGTGGCAAAAACGTCTTCAATCAAGCTGCTTCAAATCTTGGGGCGCTCAGGAGCAGCTCATGCTGTCGATGGAGTAGAGTGCTCACCCAATGGGTCGATCTGCAAACAACCGATATCCAAATCAGCTCGGTATATCTCAAGAAAGCTCAGCATTTTCTCAAAACCCCGGTCGCGAAACCTCCTCTGA